From Acidobacteriota bacterium, one genomic window encodes:
- a CDS encoding Fic family protein: MPKDEKPGSRSHYVTSTLSGERIRAFVPPPLPPSPKALDIASLQTILAEANQAIGRLDGMTSALPDPRLFLYSYVRKEAVLSSQIEGTQSSLSDLLLYENAETPGVPLDDVQEVSNYVAALNHGLKRLRDGFPLSLRLIREIHEVLLSNGRGSHAQPGQFRKSQNWIGGSRPGNAAYVPPPPEYVLDCMGQLETFVHQEGPSLPLLVRAGLVHAQFESIHPFLDGNGRVGRLLITFMLCAEEVLREPVLYLSLFFKKHRRLYYDRLNGTRGSEGWTEWLDFFLQGVRDTANQAARMADSIDRLFRKDKEKIELFGRGAASALLIYRYAQANPLFSIKNAARETKVSFPTASSAVARMTEAGILRESSGKRRDRLFLYEGYLDILNRDT, encoded by the coding sequence ATGCCCAAAGACGAAAAACCCGGTAGTCGCAGCCACTATGTGACTTCCACCCTCTCCGGTGAGAGGATCCGGGCCTTCGTCCCGCCACCTCTACCGCCCAGTCCGAAGGCGCTTGATATTGCCTCGCTTCAGACTATCCTCGCTGAAGCGAATCAGGCGATCGGTCGACTCGACGGCATGACCTCTGCTCTCCCCGACCCCAGGCTCTTTCTCTACTCCTATGTTCGTAAAGAGGCTGTGCTCTCCTCTCAGATTGAAGGGACACAATCCTCACTTTCAGACCTTTTACTTTATGAGAACGCAGAGACGCCAGGGGTTCCGCTCGACGATGTGCAGGAAGTCTCGAACTACGTGGCCGCCCTGAATCACGGCCTCAAGCGGCTGCGCGATGGCTTTCCTCTCTCCCTCCGCCTCATACGGGAGATCCACGAAGTCCTGCTGTCGAACGGACGTGGCAGTCATGCTCAGCCGGGACAGTTCAGGAAGAGCCAGAATTGGATCGGAGGCAGTCGGCCCGGTAACGCGGCATATGTACCGCCGCCGCCGGAGTATGTGCTGGACTGTATGGGACAACTTGAAACCTTCGTCCATCAAGAGGGTCCATCCCTTCCCTTGTTGGTAAGAGCCGGCCTTGTCCATGCACAGTTCGAATCAATCCATCCGTTTCTCGACGGTAACGGCAGGGTTGGAAGACTGCTCATCACCTTTATGCTCTGTGCCGAAGAGGTGCTGCGAGAGCCTGTCCTTTACCTCAGCCTTTTCTTTAAAAAGCATCGCCGTTTGTACTACGACCGCCTCAATGGAACGCGAGGAAGCGAAGGGTGGACGGAATGGCTCGACTTCTTTCTGCAGGGCGTGCGGGATACCGCGAATCAGGCGGCACGGATGGCCGACAGCATCGACAGACTCTTCCGCAAGGATAAAGAAAAGATCGAGCTGTTTGGACGGGGTGCTGCTTCTGCTCTATTGATCTATCGATATGCTCAGGCCAACCCGCTCTTCTCGATCAAGAACGCTGCCCGCGAAACGAAGGTGAGTTTCCCGACCGCTTCCTCCGCAGTGGCTCGCATGACAGAAGCTGGCATTCTGCGGGAGTCCAGTGGCAAACGAAGAGACCGTCTGTTTCTTTATGAAGGCTACTTGGACATCCTCAACCGGGATACGTAG
- a CDS encoding DNA cytosine methyltransferase yields the protein MKRVRKVKSTENPGKNAISLFSGAMGLDLGLRSAGFSIRSVLEVNKAAIDTIHLNAPRLPELSDDAILHKSVSDITAGEILEAAGLRREEVTLMSAGPCCQSFSTAGKRGSMSDPRGGLFYEFCRLLQEIRPRFFVMENVRGVLSAAVKHRTLNERGPGHKPLTQEETFGSALKLILQELKSLDYYVTFGILNSADFGVPQKRWRVFFIGSRDGENISLPKPTHTAPEVAAELGLEPWVTLRQTIEHVESYRWNPFAESRLKLLKKLKAGENWRDLPERLHREALGAALDSWGGRSGFCRRLAWDEPAPTLTTAPDGRATTLCHPTEDRPLSLEEYAVLQQFPSWWKFSGSTSQQYTQIGNAVPLGFGEAIGSSLLATMERTRIKGLPADHNERAGKIICADKIVERAVLNKKKTQLHPPHLRKNSDLDAAKKWLSRAGTEQGEIRTTRKRLPTNSR from the coding sequence ATGAAGAGGGTAAGGAAAGTTAAGAGCACAGAGAACCCAGGAAAGAACGCCATTTCCCTCTTCTCGGGAGCAATGGGCCTCGACCTGGGTTTAAGATCTGCCGGCTTCAGTATCAGGTCGGTGCTCGAAGTAAATAAGGCGGCCATCGATACGATCCATCTGAATGCACCTCGCCTTCCAGAACTGTCCGATGATGCCATCCTTCACAAGTCAGTGTCCGATATAACTGCTGGGGAGATACTAGAAGCCGCGGGCCTACGGCGTGAAGAAGTAACTCTAATGTCGGCAGGCCCTTGCTGTCAGTCCTTCAGCACTGCAGGCAAACGCGGTTCCATGTCCGACCCGCGCGGTGGACTCTTCTATGAGTTCTGCCGACTACTCCAGGAGATCCGGCCTCGGTTCTTCGTAATGGAGAACGTGCGGGGTGTCCTTTCAGCAGCGGTCAAACACCGTACTCTGAACGAGCGCGGGCCTGGGCATAAACCCCTAACGCAGGAAGAGACGTTTGGGTCAGCGCTTAAGCTGATTTTGCAGGAGCTAAAGTCTCTCGACTACTACGTCACATTCGGGATTCTGAACTCGGCAGATTTCGGAGTGCCTCAAAAGCGCTGGCGCGTTTTTTTTATTGGTAGCCGAGACGGAGAAAATATCTCCCTTCCCAAACCAACGCACACTGCACCAGAAGTAGCTGCGGAATTGGGCCTTGAGCCTTGGGTGACACTCCGACAGACGATCGAGCATGTGGAGTCGTATCGCTGGAACCCTTTTGCAGAAAGCAGGCTGAAGCTACTTAAGAAGCTGAAGGCAGGTGAGAACTGGCGAGACCTCCCGGAACGCCTACACAGGGAAGCCCTTGGCGCCGCCCTAGATTCTTGGGGAGGGCGGAGTGGCTTCTGCCGCCGCCTTGCCTGGGATGAGCCAGCTCCAACATTGACAACAGCGCCAGATGGGAGAGCGACCACTCTCTGTCACCCAACCGAAGACCGACCACTATCTCTTGAAGAGTACGCAGTCTTGCAGCAATTCCCCTCTTGGTGGAAGTTTTCTGGCAGCACTTCGCAGCAATATACCCAGATCGGTAATGCTGTCCCACTAGGTTTTGGAGAAGCCATAGGTAGCAGCCTCTTAGCAACGATGGAACGAACAAGGATCAAGGGGCTTCCCGCAGATCACAATGAACGAGCAGGGAAAATTATTTGCGCAGATAAAATAGTCGAGCGGGCCGTTCTAAACAAGAAGAAGACGCAACTTCATCCGCCACACCTTCGCAAGAACTCCGATCTCGACGCTGCGAAAAAGTGGCTATCAAGGGCTGGGACAGAACAGGGAGAGATCAGAACCACTCGCAAGAGGCTGCCTACGAACTCTCGGTAG
- a CDS encoding substrate-binding domain-containing protein: MAESQSGRYMVRSIVRAAEILTAFETPGEVLHLRDFVTRTGLDRATAFRLLHTLSACGFLEKQGTNRYGAPIQLRKRMKYRIGFASGGDQSLFNKEITQGLMKAAEDYNVDIVVADNRFSRKHALRAIESLVKERVDLIIEYQTDYSVAPIVAQKCAAANIPLIAVEVPHPGAMYFGANNYEAGLIGGRHLAAWARVRWKGNVDEIILMEQHRAGPLPQARLAGSLAGLAESLPQSQHCPVVHLDGDDDLGRSLSVVRRHLRYTKSKRILVFALGDMGALGALQAFEEAGRLECCAIMGQNAAPEARRELRRPGTRLIGSVAYFPEKYGPALLRIALDLLTDKKLPPAIFIKHSLITPQNVDRFYPNDGLLGYA; this comes from the coding sequence ATGGCTGAATCCCAGTCGGGGCGCTACATGGTGAGATCCATCGTTCGGGCCGCAGAAATCCTAACGGCTTTCGAAACACCGGGTGAGGTGTTGCATCTGCGTGATTTTGTCACCAGAACAGGTTTGGATAGAGCTACGGCGTTTCGCCTATTGCATACTCTGAGCGCTTGTGGATTTCTGGAGAAGCAGGGAACGAATCGATATGGGGCGCCAATTCAACTCCGCAAGCGCATGAAATACAGAATCGGATTTGCAAGCGGCGGAGACCAATCTCTTTTTAATAAAGAAATTACGCAAGGGTTAATGAAGGCAGCCGAAGACTACAACGTCGATATTGTTGTCGCCGACAATCGATTTAGTCGCAAACACGCTTTGCGCGCGATCGAAAGCCTCGTGAAAGAACGTGTCGACCTCATTATTGAATATCAGACTGACTATAGCGTCGCTCCGATTGTTGCTCAGAAGTGTGCAGCCGCAAACATTCCTTTGATTGCAGTTGAGGTGCCTCATCCAGGGGCGATGTATTTTGGCGCCAACAATTATGAAGCGGGACTAATTGGAGGCCGTCATCTTGCTGCTTGGGCTAGGGTGCGTTGGAAGGGAAACGTGGACGAAATTATCCTGATGGAACAGCACCGAGCCGGTCCGTTACCACAGGCGCGTCTAGCTGGGTCACTGGCAGGGCTGGCTGAATCGCTACCACAGAGCCAACATTGCCCCGTTGTCCATCTTGATGGCGACGACGATTTAGGACGAAGCTTGTCAGTTGTCCGTCGGCATTTACGGTATACAAAATCAAAACGCATCTTGGTTTTCGCGCTCGGCGATATGGGCGCGCTCGGCGCGCTACAGGCTTTCGAAGAAGCGGGTCGACTGGAGTGCTGCGCGATCATGGGACAGAATGCGGCACCCGAGGCGAGAAGAGAATTGCGTCGGCCAGGAACTCGTCTCATTGGTTCAGTTGCTTACTTTCCCGAGAAGTACGGCCCGGCTTTGCTAAGAATCGCGTTGGATCTGCTGACAGATAAAAAGCTTCCGCCAGCAATCTTCATCAAACATTCTCTTATCACCCCACAGAATGTCGACCGATTCTACCCAAATGATGGGCTTTTGGGTTACGCCTAA
- a CDS encoding endonuclease III, with the protein MEQSGLQDQVRFSAKGGSDLPELKLLRLKAARIAAILHETYGSPHHNNKSDPLDELVFILLSQMTTSPSFERVYDRLKERAPEWEDVRRMQLRRLRSLIKDAGLSNQKAPRIKAILDRVYEDFHEVTLEPITRWSTRRAETYLTSLPGVQTKTAKCVLMYSLKRPVLPVDTHVWRVAMRLGLIPAETRRDMAHEQLETVIAPRLRYGFHVNAISHGRELCRALAPKCGACPLTQVCNFYQERRLVGCDAPAR; encoded by the coding sequence ATGGAGCAGAGCGGCTTACAGGATCAAGTGAGGTTCAGCGCAAAGGGCGGAAGCGACCTTCCCGAACTGAAGCTCCTGCGTCTCAAAGCGGCCCGTATTGCAGCGATCCTCCATGAAACGTATGGTTCGCCCCACCACAACAACAAGTCTGACCCGCTCGACGAACTGGTCTTCATCTTGCTGTCCCAGATGACGACATCACCGAGTTTTGAACGCGTTTATGACCGCCTCAAGGAGCGCGCTCCCGAATGGGAAGACGTGCGGAGGATGCAGCTACGCAGGTTGCGGTCGCTGATTAAGGATGCAGGGTTAAGTAATCAGAAGGCCCCCCGTATCAAAGCGATACTGGATAGGGTGTATGAAGACTTCCACGAGGTCACGCTCGAACCCATTACGAGGTGGTCAACCCGTCGAGCCGAGACCTATCTCACTTCTCTCCCCGGCGTGCAGACGAAGACTGCCAAATGCGTTTTGATGTATTCGTTGAAACGGCCTGTGCTACCAGTCGACACCCACGTCTGGCGAGTGGCGATGAGGTTAGGTCTCATCCCTGCGGAGACGCGCCGAGACATGGCCCATGAGCAACTTGAGACCGTAATAGCTCCGAGGCTCCGATATGGGTTCCACGTCAACGCTATCTCACATGGGCGCGAACTGTGCCGCGCTCTGGCTCCCAAGTGTGGTGCCTGTCCCTTGACCCAAGTTTGCAACTTCTATCAGGAAAGGCGCCTTGTGGGGTGCGATGCTCCTGCAAGGTAG
- a CDS encoding sigma-70 family RNA polymerase sigma factor, with translation MGGYGEEHGALGDDNSCEAAYGSAPLYEDETSAASVERDGEDGLDPFHAELELALNLAYPELLDRVRSISAADWHRKHSTEVELAHGAVVAAMQTIRRTRSIPDDLVGYLVTTVQNLASRDWGRREVDPLENSRPLLIGVVEDGSATTETEDRNRKKSTEESDEAVIGIVLHAELDEDKVSSDPISSSAQNLGLTAAVDRLPARQRQVLLLYADRGRSCTQRELAEEIGMTEKNFQMTLARAGKTVCKLLKETGFNVSDAPRWRPVGLPAPKK, from the coding sequence GTGGGCGGATACGGCGAGGAGCACGGTGCATTAGGAGACGATAACTCGTGCGAGGCCGCATATGGGTCAGCTCCTCTGTATGAAGACGAGACCTCAGCCGCGTCCGTGGAGCGCGACGGAGAGGACGGCCTCGACCCGTTCCATGCCGAACTCGAACTCGCTTTAAATCTTGCCTATCCTGAACTCTTGGATCGAGTGAGGAGCATCAGCGCAGCTGACTGGCACAGGAAGCACTCCACCGAAGTCGAGCTAGCGCACGGCGCCGTCGTAGCCGCGATGCAGACGATCCGCAGGACACGTTCTATCCCAGACGACCTAGTCGGTTACCTCGTAACCACCGTGCAGAACCTCGCCTCGCGTGATTGGGGAAGGCGCGAGGTAGACCCCCTTGAGAACTCCCGACCTCTCTTAATAGGAGTGGTCGAAGACGGTAGCGCGACAACGGAAACTGAAGACCGTAACAGAAAGAAGTCTACCGAGGAGAGCGATGAAGCGGTCATCGGCATAGTGCTCCACGCTGAGCTCGATGAGGATAAGGTATCATCCGATCCCATCTCCTCCTCAGCGCAGAACCTTGGACTGACCGCGGCGGTCGACCGGCTACCAGCGCGTCAGCGCCAAGTCCTGCTGCTCTATGCCGATCGAGGACGTTCCTGTACCCAAAGAGAGCTTGCGGAAGAGATCGGCATGACCGAAAAGAACTTCCAGATGACACTCGCACGGGCCGGGAAGACGGTGTGTAAGTTACTGAAAGAAACTGGGTTCAATGTGTCTGATGCTCCCAGGTGGAGACCTGTGGGGTTACCTGCTCCTAAGAAGTAG
- a CDS encoding DEAD/DEAH box helicase codes for MILIDVDPDCGNFVSRTKTSVERRGAIDSLRTIDPVASFRVDAGALVLSKTTALALRARPMSRDFEWTDVAARYADTLGRNFADAPKARARVLRLQQPGEADRELGQYDLREKLDLHQRIAVAAMTDPVVHGICLFDEQGSGKTVMGIHAFDRLKKMNAASTLLIFAPKNMLGEWDKDFRRFTGTAYSVNVVSGSREDKYTRLIEASDVYVTNYETAQALEDTLTSLINRKLGRVVLIVDESFFVKNRDAKRSAAIRRLRNLCDRCWMLCGTPAPNAASDVIHQFDIADAGVTFDGVALPEDTSELRRVVKRTIENKGVYLRRLKVEILPNLPSKSFHRVQVPLAQAQARLYKDKLSSLVAEVEQTTEHEFNARAASFMARRTRLLQICSCPDQVDTTHIETPSKLLAMDEMLRKFIGGHLEKVIVWSFFRRSLDVIFKRYAQYNPVRIDGSVADPHARAQAVTQFQTDDTTMLFVANPAAAGAGLTLTRSHVAIYESFSPQAAHYLQSLDRIHRRGQQNEVDYYLLLSDGTIEEDEYERLLKKEQQAADLFGDLPSEVPRREVFLRELMEGLAKFSEQALVN; via the coding sequence ATGATCCTGATTGACGTTGACCCCGATTGCGGCAACTTCGTGAGCCGGACGAAGACTTCGGTAGAACGCCGGGGAGCTATCGATTCGCTGCGGACGATAGACCCCGTCGCTTCCTTCCGTGTGGATGCCGGTGCATTGGTGTTGAGCAAGACCACTGCTCTAGCGCTGCGCGCAAGACCTATGTCGAGGGACTTTGAATGGACAGACGTAGCTGCGCGGTATGCAGATACTTTAGGGCGTAACTTTGCTGACGCGCCCAAGGCGCGGGCACGCGTCCTGCGTCTCCAGCAACCTGGCGAAGCCGACCGAGAGCTTGGACAGTATGACCTCCGGGAGAAGCTGGATCTCCACCAGCGGATCGCCGTGGCAGCAATGACCGATCCAGTAGTGCATGGCATCTGTCTCTTTGATGAACAGGGGTCTGGAAAGACTGTGATGGGGATACATGCATTCGACAGGCTGAAGAAGATGAACGCCGCAAGCACTCTGCTCATCTTTGCTCCAAAGAACATGCTCGGTGAATGGGATAAGGACTTCCGGCGGTTCACCGGCACTGCTTACAGTGTGAACGTGGTCAGCGGGTCTAGAGAAGACAAGTACACTAGGCTCATCGAAGCGAGCGACGTCTACGTCACGAACTATGAGACGGCACAAGCACTTGAAGATACTCTTACATCTCTGATCAACCGTAAACTCGGCAGAGTGGTACTGATCGTAGACGAGAGTTTCTTCGTGAAGAACCGGGATGCGAAGCGGTCTGCCGCTATCCGGCGGCTCCGCAACCTCTGTGACAGGTGCTGGATGCTCTGCGGGACGCCGGCACCGAACGCCGCCTCTGATGTCATCCACCAGTTCGATATTGCTGACGCAGGTGTTACGTTCGATGGCGTGGCTCTCCCCGAAGACACTTCTGAACTACGTCGGGTCGTGAAAAGGACGATTGAGAATAAAGGGGTGTACCTCCGCAGACTGAAAGTGGAGATCCTGCCTAACCTGCCCTCGAAGTCCTTCCATCGTGTCCAAGTTCCCCTGGCTCAGGCTCAAGCCCGCCTATATAAGGACAAACTGAGCTCCTTAGTCGCAGAAGTAGAGCAAACGACGGAGCATGAGTTTAACGCGCGCGCGGCGTCCTTCATGGCTCGCCGGACACGCCTCCTACAGATATGCAGTTGCCCTGACCAAGTTGATACGACCCATATTGAAACCCCTTCAAAGCTCTTGGCAATGGACGAGATGCTCCGCAAGTTCATTGGGGGGCATCTCGAGAAGGTTATTGTCTGGTCGTTCTTCAGGCGGTCTCTCGATGTGATCTTCAAGCGGTACGCCCAATACAACCCCGTCAGGATCGACGGGTCTGTTGCTGATCCTCACGCCCGTGCGCAGGCTGTGACGCAGTTCCAAACTGACGATACAACAATGTTGTTCGTAGCGAACCCAGCGGCGGCTGGTGCCGGACTGACTCTGACACGGTCTCATGTCGCAATCTATGAATCGTTCTCGCCCCAGGCCGCTCACTACTTGCAGAGCCTTGACCGGATACATCGTCGTGGGCAGCAAAATGAGGTTGACTACTATCTCCTACTGAGCGACGGAACCATTGAAGAGGACGAGTATGAGCGTCTTTTGAAGAAAGAACAGCAAGCCGCTGACTTATTTGGCGACCTTCCTTCTGAAGTGCCTAGACGTGAGGTCTTTCTACGCGAGCTGATGGAGGGATTGGCCAAGTTTAGCGAGCAGGCATTAGTGAACTAG